The nucleotide window ATGCAGGCCCCCTTGGGTAAGATTTCCTAGGATGGAAAATCTTGAAAACTTAGGACTACGGAATAAGGAACACAGGCCATGCTATGTACTATGTATGTGTAAACGACcgaaatgaaatatatgtacttacatatattgtatttcGGTCATTTTTGCAAAAATCGTTTgcaaaaaactaattaaaattagcATTCTTAACTTTTAGCTTTTGAATATGATCTATGTAAACGAGGTTTTCAGATGACACAATGaagtattatgtaaataaaaatatatatatatagggtaaaaattattatttattttaaaagatatgtaCAACatgtatttcttatatatcattttagttCTGTCACTCATACGTCTTAATCTAATTATATGACTTAACCTTAAATTATAATCAtcttaaaatagatttaatataaatacaaaaatatgatttgaaatatctcattgtcattgtaaaaataaatcattttatttaaaaccaaataCATCcagtatttacaaaacaatcaaTTTTAAGTCTTGTTCAGATAGTCGTCCCTCTTCCAAACGCACTCTTaatctgaaaaataaatatatcacgaatatatttatataacttaaactACCAAAATGAATGTTCCAagcacaaaaaataaatgtgttgcCAGTTCATTTATAGTTTGTATAGTCTTGTAAAGTCTTGAATATAAACAGTATtcaggcaatttttttttacataatttcaagttaattatttgtaatgtcaaaatattaaatatttaaatttggaatagaataataatataaaatagaaaatagataATAACCTTTCCTCATTATGCTTAACAGACCAAAGCTCAGGCATGTACTTAGGACACATGGACGCAAGGAAGTGTTCTCTCCACTCTTCCTCAAGTCGCAGCAGTCCTTCACGTTCAAGATAATATTCCACAACTTTGTAACCATGTGATTCATAGTCTGCGTTCTCGTAactaaataaagacaaaaagtTACCGTTTAGAAATTATAGGATATAGATCTATTGCAGTTTCTCTCCACGGTTTTACCCGCATGTGAGCATAGTGGGAGGTTTTAGATAACCTATTTCTGtgcccctgacaacgtgtatgcaaaaatttattttgtacgtAACGATCGATTGAATAGTTGTTTGTATCAAATTCATAAACAGTAGTCAAATTCCATTGCCGTATAATCTaacataccgtaccgtaacagcctgtgaatgtcccactgctgggctaaaggcctcctctcctctttttgaggagaaggtttggtgcttattccaccacgctgctccaaagcgggttggtggagtacACATATGgcacataatttcagtgaaattagacacatgcaggtttcctcacgatttttccttcaccgtaaagcacgagatgaattataatcacaaattaggcacatgaaaattcagtggtgcttgcccgggtttgaacccacgatcatcggttaagattcacgcgttcttaccactgggccatctcggcttctataaTGTACATgcagtaatgtaataaaatgttgatACTCAATACATACGTTACTTGTAATAGAGCCGCTTCTTGTAGCAGATCCTGTGTGATCTCGTCATGTTGAATATAGTACTGCAGTATGATAGACTCCAACTCCTTACGACGCGCTTCGGGCAACACGTGCTTTTTGGACTGATAGAGCAAAGCGCGAGCAGCTGAACGAATTTTTCTGAAAAGGAATCTctctttaatacaaaaaaaaagtgccAAAAGTCACACTAATAACAATACTTAATTTCTgtcaaatttaacaaataaaattaactattctaagcatgtgtaatttatttacattttataactaaatttaatggCAGGAATATCTAAACAATTATGCACAAACTATTGACGCGGGTGATTTAGAACATTTAATAAactgagttttttttatgtattttcgtCTCATTgtaactttgttattttttgctttgcattttttttatcataaaattaataattgaaaaccagtatgtttttttaaaaatgaactgATATGTTTAAGTCGTTCAGTGTAAAtgttattcataaattttatttggtgTCTCAGTTAAAACTTCGTACATATGATAAGGCAGGCAGTCCTGACAAACGAATACTGAAATTCCGGGTACACTACACATATACAGCACACACACACTTGCAGTCTTGTCCTCTAGAAGGTAGCTAGTGTCGTCCGGGAGACAGAGACACaatatacacacacacgcacacatacTCACAgtatacacacacactcactTGCTGTCCTTGTCCTCCAAGAACTTGCCGGCGTCGTGCGCAGCGAGCGGCGCGGAGCAGCGTCTGGCGAGACTCTCGCGCACGGGCTGGTCGCGCATGTTGCTTGTCTGATGACACTCCACACACAACAGTACAACGTCGTGAGACGAATGATCTTTCATTATCTCTGTAACAGAATAAAATTCGTCATTTAAGTGtatttcacaataaaaaaaatacatcgtcaTTAATTGCATATTCTTATTCTGCACGAAATGATTTGATAGTTTGTTACTGCTGGCAGCCTGCATGACCTTGcatacatagaaaaaaaaagcctattttgaaatatgaatttagttaaaattgttattttttttttacaatcattaaaaaaaaacatatatttaccaGGAAAATATTTCCTATATTCTCTAGGCACGACGTTTTTTCTTATGTACGAATCTTTAACCCCGCAAACAACACATTTGTTCTCTTTAGTCAGCTGGTAGTATCGGCCGACGTCGCCCACGGAGCGTCCCGCGGGCTCGAAGCGCAGGCGCACCGTTAACGGATCTTCGCTTACTATATCTGCTAGTTCTTTTTCGACATACCTGTAAATATTgaacactatttatttatatttaaatatttaactgagATATTTACAAGCTGTGCTGAAATTATTAGCagatttatgaattatatttccatatttatttgttatcatattttatatatattattttagttgctTAGTCAATATCGAACAGCTGATtgaataatagtaaaatttccATTAAAATGTTTGAGCTCATGTATTGATTAAATATGTTCATAACAGCCATATACCATACAGCCTTTTTATTATCACAAGTACAGAGTATCTCGCCGTCCGGTGCTTGAAGGAAACAGTTATGATACAAGGGCTTTGAGCGAgttgaatttgaatattttttgttgaataCTTCCTTAGTTGCCTTggtgtttttttctttatatctagaataaaaaaatatatatttaattttaatttattaagaagatCATTTGCTGATATGAAAAGCGATGATTATAGCTTAATAATTTTGCAAAAGTACCTCACCTAAACTTTTTAAgcattttaactaattttaagtaaagtttgTCATATATGTTCctaattgtattaattagtgCAGATAAATCCGGCGTAATTCTTAAATAGAGCTTGTCTTTGAAAAGTACGACATGAACCAGActtgaaaaaagtttttttgtcgAAACCGGTCGAAACCGATACATACTGGATATATCCAGGCTTTTTATCCCGGAAATAATCACGGAAGCAAAgcagaaaaaaataagaatgtGAAGTATGAATATTACGCTTTAAACAAGCCGttatattgtaaattgaaacataactaaaaattaaataaattaaaatataaatcagttACTCTgtggcttttttttttactatctgCTTATTTCTGTAACATTTATCTGAATACTTTGAACAGATCTGATGTATTTTATTCCAATGgtcattattatatctattccacaataataaatatggaCTTTTGTGGTAGTCGTTGACAACTTTCACGAATATTCTTATAGCAACATGAGCGTCCAAGGctgcatattttatttgtctttcTGTTAGCTCATCTGCACCCCAATTACTGCATCGGAtctaaaaaaacacaattattataaaaaagataaaatgacATAAAACATTACAATGCGAGATCTTAACGATAATATAAACAAGAGGTGAGGTTGTCCAGGAAATATCATGGTTGATCCCGACCAAATAGTATTTGTTCGTAAATTAAGCACCAAACCTTCAAGATAAGTGAAAAAACATTTACCTAGCAGTAAGTaactttaaagtttttattgtcttattttttttatagtataggtaggcggacgagcatatgggccacctgatggtaagtggtcacccacagacattggcattgtaagaaattttagcCATTgtttaaatcgccaatgcgccaccaacctggggaactaagatgttatgtctcttgtgcctgtaattacactggatcactcacccttcaaaccggaacacatgaATACTAAGTCAATATTTGGTATTATTGCGTTCCTGTTTAACCTGCACAAAGCAATTTTTAAGGAAATCATTTTGGCCTATTCTTACATAAtccataaaaatgttaattataaatgcattttCTATACATGCATTTTCTAATCGTACAATATGaattgattattaatttctttgCAATGATAAGTATGTCACTTGAGCATTACTCTCGAATatcatttaacaataattatttatcttcatAACAGATTGCTTTAGTTACAAATTACAATGaacaacataaattaaatcCACAATATTATGACGCTTAACCCATTTCTACTTCATAAATACTTGTGGAATGTAGaggattacaaataatatttagtttagaGCAAAATAAACACAGATAATGAGTCACGTAACGTAAATTTCGCAATTAGTTTGACTACATTAAATATCTTCATTCGAATATctgatacattttataatattgatgtatCAAATGTATGGGGAAAATAACCTcggaatatgtttttatatgtagtCAAATTTGTATAGGTAGCAGGAAAACGGCTCGTATCATCCAACTCAAAACGGATAGTCCACaatggaatacaacaataccaagtactgctgttttgcagtagaatgtCTGATGTGTGAATGGTACctacaagcttgcacaaagtcctaccaccagtaaaattgttacattttataacataaaacataatattagaagattacaatatttttaatacttttaaaaaagagATTAACTAGCCAATATCATGGACTATGAGGACGAAGACTCAACATCTATATTAATCTAGtaatacttataaattgtaACTACATATAATCTCACCCTCCTATTCTTATCCAATACTACACCCAGGAACATCTTAGCTAAAAAAGCCAGACCACCTGTATTATGTCTGCATAATTCCACTATATGCCTTATATCCAATGTGCTCTTCATATAAACTGAGTAGTCCATTGCTAGGTACATTGCATCATCCCCTGGAGCCACACCAACTTTGTATATACTTTTATCTTCTAAGAGTTcctagaatttaaattaatgcccAAAATTTTATTGGAGCATTTGCAATaatctcaataaaataaatcttacttttgtttatttatatttaagtttcattatatttaagataaataataataataatttcctccagaccaatcttggccacggcggccaatctcaagaaagattagccacctacgcaggagatattatagtgcacaaatgtgtgcgcaaacacaggtgcactctctattccctaactctcataatctgatggcaatccgacagactggaaagagttcatgacaataataatattcaacaaaataattttcatatatattaaagaaactaCTTCTCACTTTAATAAGTGTAgtagtatgtattattattaatttactctAAAATTCaacaaatcttttatatatttttttacttaactaatattatagtgCCTTTGGATATTTGTGATTCATGTCAAGTAGATTAGAAAGATTCTTATGAAAAGTTGATTATATTGTGTAAaaacatatgtaatattttttttaaatttacacatACAATTACACAAAATAGAGTAACAGCTAATTTAAATGAACTGACCTTTAGAGGCTTAGGAATAGACTTCATGTGGCTAAGTCTAAATAGAGCACAATATCCATCATAAGTAGAAAGTTGTAACAAAGCAACAGGATGTCTTATCCTTTGCTCTGAGACCCATTCACAATCAAAGCCAATAGCATGATGTTGAGTACAGCGTCTGCAATTTTCATCTCATAATCTTATCATCATAGGCATTAATAGTTTGCATACATTTGCGAGTATTCATTTCTATCtttaatgacatttattatactattataatatattagcaaTTATTACAAGaccaaataaatatcttatatatatatagaaatgtcATAATAGTGTATAccgagaaaaaatataatataaatgatgtgCACTATGAGTATACTGCAAAGCCCATTGATTGAAGATTGAtaccatttttctttaatatttgaaatcttaataaaggcagttttttaaagtaaaagaaAGTACTTCAAGTATAGATTCAACAAgactttgtaatataattaatacagttaataacaaaaatgttttattacattacagaaATCTAACCAAATTCCTATTTTGTAAATCAATATCTATACTAGTaatcagttatttaaaaaatgtttttacaccTTCGTAATTCTTGCACTATTTCCTCACAAGATTCTTCAGATGTTATAGTTTTGATAACTAAATAATCTATTGTACGAGATgggtttttcaattttaaagccTGCTTTAAAACGAGGTATGTAATACCAGCAAAACCCAGTGCTATAGCTGAGGTGAGGCCGAGTTGGAACTTTGAAGGAGTattcattttaaacaataatattatgttagcactaaatttcataaaaacatattCCAATTCGATAGGTAAATACGATgctcccgcccggtgacgctttAGAGGCCAGtagggccaacagcaatacACAGTACGAAAAAAAAAGATGCAGTGTTCTGTGATAATGTGTGGACACCGTAGACAGAAACatatagacgcaatgacgatttccttctcacatacacaagaaagagaacgaaaatcaCGTTACAAATAGTTTGGACAgaaatagaattatcaaatcttttgtcccttatcgcgtaattagttttggtgtttgtttcgcaaCTCAAGTAGCGAAAATAATTCGACatttggtgcgttcattgtgtttattgatcaatttttgcttatttttatgttagaaaacgattctaatccagtaaAAAGGCTGAGAAACAATCCTTTAAttatatcgaaggttatacaatggtgcagcgttgtattatttcatgttaaagttaTAGCAAGAAGAAAGTTGCCGGTGTTTGTTtttacgcgtaagtacgacaattttgtccctaaatataatttctcagtgatgtttatttatgccatagcatgacggaaccttatattgcattaaaatcctaaagataataggtttttccagtttttatcattcataacctataattatttatcatgtaagtgctgccagcgtcagctaaaaaaatatcccgattttcgataaaaaatatcgactcgttgacaatgtaaagaaataaatacggagtccaataataacctaaagttcttcgttatatgtaaatatgttattttaatttattcgttttcctatttataatttcctaacggcaacattatttaacatttttcatgaatttataatattattacattccgagtcaagaggttgaCATAGAAatctatgtggcaaccattctttagtaataatttaattgagtgttttagatttcaacttctgaggagaatgctaattcagtaccatatatatatttcatatgcgccggaatggcaaatgactactccacctgatggtaagtggtagtagagtccaaacgcgacgacggtcagtacagtcggaaagaatgttctatactagccgtccccgccttacCAGCCCGCaaaatgcctcttcacgcctcatttgaaggaacccgggttgtaagaggaggggaacacgtgagctggtaaggagttccattttttggaagtgcgacaaagaaatgagttgccaaatttctttttgcgcgatagaattgatgtcacggttaggcggtgacatcgagagccagcacgcgtagacttatgatgGAAGGGGGACGCAGGAataagagagaataattcctcagagcactcgccgtgatacagtcgatagaaagcgctcagcgctgctatctctcgacgcaattgtaaaggctcgagggtgtttgtgacctttacattgccaataatGCGGACTGTACGTTGCTGCAACccgtccaaggcctccagtaggtacttagcggagccatcccaaaggtgcgagcaatattcaaggcaagaccgtacctgtgttttgtataacaggcacagttgttgtggcgtgaaaaaacgacgcaccttgttcagaactccgagtttccttgaagctgtttttataacagcctcgatgtaatcccttggactaaggtcgcagcgaacgtccattcccagcatggcgattttgctttgtatcaccagcggaataccacagagggagggaagagggaaaatggtgactttttcgctgtgagagcgcatacctgtgttttcttggcattaaactcaacaagattatcagaaccctaTTTGGCGAtaagctctaacgtcctattgagttcaatgacaagattctcccgcctctcctcagtttccgctcgcccagccacttcgcgtccgtggtatccaccatgcactgtactatcgtctgcatagcaatgtatgttcccaagagtgAGCATATCagtgatatgcaaaagaaagagaaTGGGAGATAGCActgatccctgggggaccccagcattcactacatagaattgtgaagcgcaaccatcaactaaaacacgaaggatacgcttgtgtaggaagctggcaatccaggtgcatagctaagcaggcagaccatatgccggcagcttggagagaagacttctgtgccagaccctttCGAAAGCCTTATAGATATAAAGATGCTAGAGTACTATTGATaatggaaacaaaaacaaacaatgcaacagtttttaaatgtagttggaaaacaaaaaaaatattttaattaaaaaaaattataataaatattaaaatgtaaaattcaataaacttcttttgttttaataaaattctgaaaattatttatctcccaaaacagggaatgcagttactatggcaacattatacgcacacattaacaaactatctctgtcccAATCGCGATTTCACGGCCCCTTgatctatttgtttctctgtctacggattAGCTAAATGTCAATAAGAATAACTATGTCAACTTCAacacagaataaaaaatatacatattataaataataatttgtcaaCCTAATTCAATTCGaatcaataatagtatatcaatTATCATTAAAcgcatatacatttaatattgataataatatgagAAAAAATCAAGCTGATCAGCggatcaattaaataatttcaatgacgtagtcaataaaatattataggacataacattttaatttccatTGTGCCTCcaacattggcgatataagaggTCAAGGCAATAGAGACTGCGGGACTTGTGGCATTATAAGCTAATCAAAAGAGCAAGACCAAAGACAGTCAACAGTGAACCAAAAGTGAACAGTCTGCATTAATACGTTCCAATCTCAATAAATATCATAACCAGACTTGGgcaaaatgtaagaaaattaaTGATTAAGGCTTACGATTACAATGTGTGATCATCTATCACAATAACAGATTAACTTGGAAGTTAGAGAGATGAATTGTGAAGAGTATGACTTGACTCACTCATTcgatttactttttttagttattatagtATCTGTTTAATCTGAAAATATTTTGCCTAAGActgatcataattatattaccaTAACATCATtagttttttctttgttatctTTATATTTCCTAAAGttgtttactattatttaaattaaatctttaactATTTAACAAACAGCCagcattataaaattatatgaattgtGGGCAAGGAAAAGGAAAAGGGCTCAAAAGTGCTTTTAAAGATTTCATAAAGACATAGAATAAAGTTCAAAAGAATAAAGTTTCAATACAGATAATATTGGAAGTAAGGTGCTAAACGTCAAAACTGTTACTGACATAAATGCAAACATGAACGAATGTATATCtgtgttataaaatgttaaatgcgGTACTTAATCAAATCTCCATAATACCGATTGAAAATAAACtactttgttaattatatagttgtcaataatttttatttgtattctatAAAGATGGCCGGTGAAAGAAGTTTGGAACGACGCAGATCACGATCACGGGAACGCCATGAAAGACACGAAGATCGCGATACTTATAGGGATAAAGTAAAGCGACGTGATAGATCTAGAAGCCCGAGAAAAGAGCGGGAAAGGTCGCGTAGTCCCATACGAAAAGATGAGCAGCGCACCCGAGAAAGAGATCGCTCAAAAAGCCCTACTCGTAAAGATAGCGGTAGGTCTAGAAGCCCTAAAAAACGTGAAGGAAATAGAGAACGTCGCCTTGATGACAAAGAAAAAAGCAAATATAGAAAAGAGGAAGAGAACAAACAGGAAGAAGAACAAGTTGGAAAAATGGAAGAGGATCAACCAAAAATGATCAAAAGAGAACCATTATCCTTGGAAGAACTTCTTGCTAAAAAGAAAGCTGAGGAAGAAGCTCGTAGTAAGCCAGTTTTCTTGACTAAAGAACAGAGAGCTGCTCTTGCATTAGAGAGACGTCGTGAACAAGTTGAAGCAATGAGAGCAACTATTGATAAACCGGCTATGGCTACCATTGACCTTACAGGAACGTCGAAAagagaagaagaaaaaaaacatagggAGGAACGAGACAGAGAGAGAGAGCGTGAAAGAGAAAAAGAGAGAGAACGTAAATATGAGGAAAGAAAATCAGGTAGTGATCGTAATAGAGaagacaaaaaagaaaaaaatgaggagtacaataaaacaaaggATAAAGAAAGGGAAGAAGAAGCTATTAAGGCTAGGTATTTAGGTATAGTGAAGAAAAAGCGCAGAGTTCGAAGATTAAATGATAGAAAGTTTGTTTTTGATTGGGATGCATCTGAAGATACCTCAAATGATTACAATACACTTTACAAAGAAAGACACCAAGTTCAATTCTTTGGGAGAGGTCACATTGCTGGTATAGATATTAAATCACAAAAGAAAGATTATAGTAAGTTCTATGGAAATTTATTGGAGAAACGAAGAACGGAATTGGAAAAGGAACAAGAAAAACTGCGCTTAAAGAAAGTCAAAAAGAAGGAAGACAAACAAAAATGGGATGATAGGCATTGGTCTGAGAAAGATCATGAtgaaatgacagaaagagattgGCGAATATTTAGGGAAGATTACAACATTACAATTAAGGGAGGAAAAATACCCAATCCCATCAGATCATGGAAGGAAGCTGGCTTTCATAATGATATAAtggaaataataaacaaagttgGTTACAAAAGTCCAA belongs to Nymphalis io chromosome 2, ilAglIoxx1.1, whole genome shotgun sequence and includes:
- the LOC126776552 gene encoding exonuclease 3'-5' domain-containing protein 2 isoform X1, translating into MKFSANIILLFKMNTPSKFQLGLTSAIALGFAGITYLVLKQALKLKNPSRTIDYLVIKTITSEESCEEIVQELRRRCTQHHAIGFDCEWVSEQRIRHPVALLQLSTYDGYCALFRLSHMKSIPKPLKELLEDKSIYKVGVAPGDDAMYLAMDYSVYMKSTLDIRHIVELCRHNTGGLAFLAKMFLGVVLDKNRRIRCSNWGADELTERQIKYAALDAHVAIRIFVKVVNDYHKSPYLLLWNRYNNDHWNKIHQICSKYSDKCYRNKQIVKKKATEYKEKNTKATKEVFNKKYSNSTRSKPLYHNCFLQAPDGEILCTCDNKKAVWYVEKELADIVSEDPLTVRLRFEPAGRSVGDVGRYYQLTKENKCVVCGVKDSYIRKNVVPREYRKYFPEIMKDHSSHDVVLLCVECHQTSNMRDQPVRESLARRCSAPLAAHDAGKFLEDKDSKKIRSAARALLYQSKKHVLPEARRKELESIILQYYIQHDEITQDLLQEAALLQVTYENADYESHGYKVVEYYLEREGLLRLEEEWREHFLASMCPKYMPELWSVKHNEERLRVRLEEGRLSEQDLKLIVL
- the LOC126776552 gene encoding exonuclease 3'-5' domain-containing protein 2 isoform X2; this encodes MKFSANIILLFKMNTPSKFQLGLTSAIALGFAGITYLVLKQALKLKNPSRTIDYLVIKTITSEESCEEIVQELRRRCTQHHAIGFDCEWVSEQRIRHPVALLQLSTYDGYCALFRLSHMKSIPKPLKELLEDKSIYKVGVAPGDDAMYLAMDYSVYMKSTLDIRHIVELCRHNTGGLAFLAKMFLGVVLDKNRRIRCSNWGADELTERQIKYAALDAHVAIRIFVKVVNDYHKSPYLLLWNRYNNDHWNKIHQICSKYSDKCYRNKQIVKKKATEYKEKNTKATKEVFNKKYSNSTRSKPLYHNCFLQAPDGEILCTCDNKKAVWYVEKELADIVSEDPLTVRLRFEPAGRSVGDVGRYYQLTKENKCVVCGVKDSYIRKNVVPREYRKYFPEIMKDHSSHDVVLLCVECHQTSNMRDQPVRESLARRCSAPLAAHDAGKFLEDKDSKKIRSAARALLYQSKKHVLPEARRKELESIILQYYIQHDEITQDLLQEAALLQVTKLWKN
- the LOC126776463 gene encoding probable ATP-dependent RNA helicase DDX23; protein product: MAGERSLERRRSRSRERHERHEDRDTYRDKVKRRDRSRSPRKERERSRSPIRKDEQRTRERDRSKSPTRKDSGRSRSPKKREGNRERRLDDKEKSKYRKEEENKQEEEQVGKMEEDQPKMIKREPLSLEELLAKKKAEEEARSKPVFLTKEQRAALALERRREQVEAMRATIDKPAMATIDLTGTSKREEEKKHREERDREREREREKERERKYEERKSGSDRNREDKKEKNEEYNKTKDKEREEEAIKARYLGIVKKKRRVRRLNDRKFVFDWDASEDTSNDYNTLYKERHQVQFFGRGHIAGIDIKSQKKDYSKFYGNLLEKRRTELEKEQEKLRLKKVKKKEDKQKWDDRHWSEKDHDEMTERDWRIFREDYNITIKGGKIPNPIRSWKEAGFHNDIMEIINKVGYKSPTPIQRQAIPIGLQNRDIIGVAETGSGKTLAFLIPLLTWIQSLPKSERMEDADQGPYAIILAPTRELAQQIEEETNKFGIPLGITSVVVVGGLSREEQGFKLRLGCEIVIATPGRLIDVLENRYLVLNRCTYVVLDEADRMIDMGFEPDVQKILEYMPVSNIKPDTDAAEDASVLLANYNTKKKYRQTVMFTATMPPAVERLARSYLRRPAIVYIGSVGKPVDRTEQVVYMIGENEKRRKLTEILQRGVEPPIIIFVNQKKGADVLAKGLEKLSFNACTLHGGKGQEQRDFALASLKNGSKDILVATDVAGRGIDIKDVSIVINYDMAKSIEDYTHRIGRTGRAGKTGKAISFVTKEDSAIYYDLKQVLLASSVSTCPPELMNHPEAQHKPGTVVTKKRREEMIFA